The Zonotrichia albicollis isolate bZonAlb1 chromosome 9, bZonAlb1.hap1, whole genome shotgun sequence genome has a window encoding:
- the LOC102063251 gene encoding uncharacterized protein LOC102063251, protein MESLDTEVRARKTLGTVEYVESSGFAQGVLPTKKDVVQNMLYLLQPKRAGQAQRSKEDAAQLLAEHLQEHWLVCNLHTIATQNIKKLILKMYEEFTRLYQTRKQRQNQAFSERADRFNESSEKLFDVFCTDTQLRDKLEEYSGIKMTSIEWKFLEDQRNERKMYYEDFTEKQELKMMERRQKIQCLEHFRKLAREEKESSKAKEMKYKGEEQSDEGTSVDELYPVEEENGGAPAFSLRGRRKRRCTATAAGTDLPLEGEHIRMSIRRVRPGFYETVEKVKNC, encoded by the coding sequence ATGGAATCACTGGACACCGAGGTGAGGGCACGGAAGACCCTGGGGACTGTGGAGTACGTGGAGTCATCGGGCTTTGCGCAGGGGGTGCTGCCCACCAAGAAGGATGTGGTGCAGAACATGCTGTACCTGCTGCAGCCCAAGAGGGCCGGCCAGGCCCAGCGCTCCAAGGAGGACGCGGCCCAGCTGCTCGCAGAGCACCTGCAGGAGCACTGGCTGGTCTGCAACCTGCACACCATCGCCACGCAGAACATAAAGAAACTCATCCTCAAAATGTACGAGGAGTTCACCCGATTGTACCAGACCAGGAAGCAGAGACAGAACCAGGCTTTTTCCGAGCGAGCCGACAGATTCAACGAGAGTTCGGAGAAGCTCTTTGACGTGTTTTGTACAGACACACAGTTGAGGGATAAACTGGAGGAGTACAGTGGGATAAAAATGACCAGCATCGAGTGGAAGTTTCTGGAAGATCAGAGGAACGAGAGAAAGATGTACTACGAAGATTTCACAGAGAAGCAGGAGCTGAAGATGATGGAGAGAAGGCAGAAGATACAGTGTCTGGAGCACTTCAGGAAGCTCGCcagggaagagaaggagagCAGCAAGGCAAAGGAGATGAAGTACAAGGGCGAGGAGCAGTCGGATGAGGGCACAAGCGTGGACGAGCTGTACCCTGTGGAGGAGGAGAACGGCGGCGCCCCGGCCTTCTCGCTGCGGGGCCGGCGGAAGCGCCGCTGCACCGCCACTGCCGCCGGCACTGACCTGCCCCTGGAGGGCGAGCACATACGGATGAGCATCCGCAGGGTCAGGCCTGGCTTCTACGAGACTGTGGAAAAGGTGAAAAACTGCTAG
- the AIRE gene encoding LOW QUALITY PROTEIN: autoimmune regulator (The sequence of the model RefSeq protein was modified relative to this genomic sequence to represent the inferred CDS: deleted 2 bases in 1 codon), which translates to MAGPGSDGDLRRLLKLHRTEIAMAVDDVFPLLHGLADHDVVPDHIFKETLSRAEREGSHRAFHALLTWLLGRDTAALRDFWAVLFKDYNLERYSRLRPLRGAFPRVPVILAEVELGRQRRGRRLSPSPTAPAPHRPQGKRKAPEERDKARAAQAAPRHSASPGPLVKAKTVKKPEGTDTPRTSRASALQAVAASVQRAVAVAGGEVPVSRGAIEGILIKHVLDPNSSKMGSRAGDKPYTPTACEEPEARSRSHSLKPPAQPKACKCTDTPLMFSPHLVQLPKLWQGVVPAWHNSHGLGVSPSASSASQNPFLSRQQNREPQLHPQGQLQAATVYSQDPAPHQENEDECAACGDGGELICCDGCPRAFHLACLVPPLPHVPSGTWRCGSCVENVTEPGQLLEADLPVERPPETLGEAAQDTQQGGAEGSVCSRCCTRIPTPHHCPAPSGDSRGIQLCMSCMGTLDTGGLGTTAAAGDQLLPAAKAEDGALGSDPVLSREELDALLGEVRLRDTNRQTPCKGDHVSGVAHRGSWAHGSGSMCLDRGKDVGWKEKMNTGGYPTEHVGWDLAVGIPDHGTAAGRNTGAPCLVQTPSSTIHMATNEKESSETHVKQDECRHNDSKKKSQNTTLTVNRTTENGTNRAKWQATPTDTQQRTSALKMYIKYRPEQKKFNDLKIIYLEEGSKNPIPS; encoded by the exons ATGGCGGGCCCGGGCAGCGACGGGGACCTGCGGCGCCTGCTGAAGCTGCACCGCACCGAGATCGCCATGGCCGTGGACGACGTCTTCCCACTGCTGCATGGCCTGGCTGACCACGATGTCGTCCCTGACCACATCTTCAAG GAGACGCTGAGCCGGGCGGAGCGGGAGGGCTCCCACCGCGCTTTCCACGCGCTGCTCACCTGGCTGCTGGGCCGCGACACCGCCGCCCTCCGGGACTTTTGGGCCGTCCTCTTCAAGGACTACAACCTGGAGCGCTACTCCCGGCTCCGGCCTCTCCGCGGCGCCTTCCCCAGAG TCCCCGTTATTCTTGCAGAGGTGGAGCTGGGGCGGCAGCGCCGTGGAAGGCGTCTCTCCCCGAGCCCCACAGCACCGGCCCCACATAGACCCCAAGGCAAGAGGAAAGCCCCTGAGGAGCGGGACAAGGCCCGGGCGGCACAGGCCGCTCCACGGCACAGTGCCAGTCCTG GGCCCCTGGTGAAGGCAAAGACTGTGAAGAAGCCGGAGGGCACAGATACCCCCCGCACCTCTCGTGCCAGTG CTCTCCAGGCAGTGGCTGCCTCGGTGCAGAGAGCGGTGGCTGTGGCAGGTGGTGAGGTGCCCGTCAGCCGTGGGGCCATCGAGGGCATCCTCATTAAACACGTGCTGGACCCAA acagctccaagatgggcagcagagctggtgacAAGCCATATACCCCAACTGCCTGCGAGGAGCCAGAGGCCAGGAGCAGAAGCCACAGCCTGAAGCCTCCCGCCCAGCCCAAGGCATGC AAGTGTACAGACACCCCCCTCATGTTTTCACCCCATCTTGTGCAGCTGCCAAAGCTGTGGCAGGGGGTTGTTCCTGCATGGCATAATAGCCATGGCCTGGGGGTGTCCCCCAGTGCAAGCAGTGCCTCTCAAAACCCCTTCTTGTCTCGCCAACAGAACAGGGAACCACAATTGCACCCCCAGGGCCAGCTGCAAGCAGCCACTGTCTACAGCCAGGACCCTGCGCCCCACCAG GAGAATGAGGATGAGTGTGCAGCATGCGGTGACGGTGGTGAGCTCATCTGCTGTGACGGCTGCCCCAGGGCCTTTCACCTTGCCTGCCTGGTGCCCCCGCTGCCCCACGTCCCCAG CGGGACGTGGCGCTGTGGCTCCTGCGTGGAGAACGTGACTGAACCAGgccagctgctggaggcagacCTGCCTGTGGAGAGAccccccgagaccctgggggagGCGGCGCAGGACACCCAGCAAGGTGGAGCGGAGGGGAGTGTCTGCAGCCGCTGCTGCACCCGGATCCCCACTCCCCACCACTGTCCTGCTCCCAGTGGGGACTCGAG GGGGATACAGCTGTGCATGTCCTGCATGGGCACCCTGGACACAGGCGGTCTAGGAaccactgcagcagctggagaccaactgcttccagcagccaag GCAGAGGATGGAGCCCTTGGCAGTGACCCTGTGCTGAGCCGGGAGGAGCTTGACGCGCTGCTAGGGGAGGTAAGACTGCGTGACACCAACAGGCAGACCCCATGCAAAGGGGACCATGTCTCTGGTGTGGCCCACAGGGGGTCATGGGCACATGGGTCAGGCAGCATGTGCCTGGACAGGGGAAAGGATGTGGgatggaaagagaaaatgaacaccGGGGGCTATCCCACAGAGCACGTGGGATGGGATCTTGCAGTGGGCATTCCAGACCATGGCACGGCCGCTGGCAGAAACACAGGGGCTCCTTGCCTAGTGCAGACACCAAGCAGCACAATCCACATGGCAACCAATGAGAAAGAAAGCTCGGAGACACACGTAAAACAAGATGAATGCAGGCATAATGATAGCAAAAAGAAGTCACAGAATACAACACTGACCGTCAACAGGACAACCGAAAATGGCACAAACAGAGCAAAATGGCAGGCTACACCCACTGACACTCAGCAGAGAACAAGCGCACTGAAAATGTACATAAAATACAGGCcagagcaaaaaaaattcaatgacttgaaaataatatatttagaGGAAGGCTCAAAAAATCCTATTCCttcataa